GTGCCCATTCTTCTTGGAAACCTTTATCCCACCAAGAAAGGTGGACACTGGCAACTGCAAGATCCTTGCCGTCAACTACAGTTTCAGCCAAGGCAACGCGGCGAGTATGATAGTCAGTTGGATCATCCACATCTGAAACCAAAATTTCTCTTGCTTCAATAGGTGTTTTAGACAAGATCGCCACACCTTCATGGTAGCGGTCATAACCGATATGGTTATAGGCCCAAGTCCAGTAGTAATCTTTCCCTTGCTCTGACAACTTTTCAACCAAGAGTCTAACATAGTGGTCTTGATGAATAGGTTCAGCTGCTGGCAAAGCTTGATAGAAATCATTAACTTCTACCTTAGGCGAGGTAATCTCCTGATTGATTTCTTGGAAACAAATCAAATCATAGTCTTTATCAAGAATATCTTCAAGCAAGAGCTGGAATTTTTCTTCAGCTTCTTTTTCCATCCAGCTATGAGTATTGAGTGTTAAAAATTTCATGCTTTTCTCCTAAAACAAGAGGTTGGAAAACAGCTTCCAACCTCAAGTATATTACAATTCTACTTTAGCAACTGCTGTTTTAGCTGCCAGAGAACCTGTTTGTTCTAATTTAACAGATTTGATAGCATCAGCATTTGTGAAGACAACCACTGTTGAAGTTTCACGACCTGCTGCACGAATCGCATCCAAGTCAGCTGTGACAAGCTGATCACCTGCCGCGACTTTTTGTCCTTCAGTTACATGAACTGTAAATGGTTTTCCTTCAAGACTGACTGTGTCTAAACCAATGTGAACCAATACTTCAAGACCTGCTTCAGTCACAAGACCAAGAGCGTGTTTTGTAGGGAAGATACTTGATACAGTACCTGAAACTGGAGATACGATATTTCCATTTGCTGGTTCTACCGCAAATCCATCACCCATCATTTTTTGAGAAAATACTGGATCTTTTACTTGTTCCAAAGCAACAACTTGACCGTCTGCTACTGAGTAAACTACCTCAGTAAGACCTTTAAAGTGAACAGTGTTTTGTTGCGCTTCAGTCATTTGACTTGGAAGAGTTTCAGGAATGATTTCACCTGAGTCAAGGATATCTTGGATATCAGATTTCAATACATCAGCTTTTGGACCGTAGATAGCTTGAACCCCTTGTCCTTTCATGACAAGGCCCATAGCTCCTTCAGCTTTCCATTGTTCTGCATCACCAACTCTATCAGCATCTTTTACAGTTACACGAAGACGAGTCATACATGCATCAACATCAACGATGTTTGCACGTCCACCAAGAAGGTTAATAATGTTTACAGCTTGAGAGCCTGCTGCAACTTTCACTTCGCTACTAGCTTCTTCTGAACCTTCAGCAGTTTCGTAGTTTCCGTTACGTCCTGGAGTTGCATAGTTGAATTTTTGAATCATGAAGTTTGCGATAAAGTACATGATCACAGCAAAGAGAACAGTTACCCAAACGAAGTTAATGATATCCATACCAAGACCAGCATTGAAAGCTAGTGGAGTACGAGTCAAGAATTCGATTGAACCGAATGAGTGCACACGAAGGTTCACAATATCAGCCATAGCGAAGGCAGCACCTTGAACAAGTGAGTAAACAAGATAAAGAGGTGTTGCGACGAACATGAACATGTATTCGATTGGTTCAGTTACCCCTGTCAAGAATGTTGCAAGAGCTGTTGCAATCATCATACCTTTGTATTTATGTTTCTTGTCAGCATCAACATTACGGTAGATTGCCACGATCACACCCATCAAGATACCAAATGAACCAATCATTTGTCCAACTTTGAAACGAGCTGGGTGAACAGTATCTAACAACGTTTGGTAGTGACTTGCATCTGTACTTTTAAGGTTAACAAGGTCTGTTACCCATGCAAGCCAAAGTGGATCTTGACCAAATACCTGAGTTCCTTTTGCTGCACCAGTTAACACATCATAAGTACCACCAAGAGCTGTATAGTTCATTGGGATAGTCAACATGTGGTGAAGTCCAAATGGCAAGAGCAAACGTTCCAAAGTACCATACAAGAATGGTGCGAGAACAGGTGCTGTTTCTTGTGAATTCGCAATCCAGATACCGAAATTATTGATACCTGTTTGAACTACTGGCCAGAAAGCAGCAAGTACGATTGCAGCGATTGCTGAACGAAGAATAACGACAAACGGTACAAAACGTTTTCCGTTAAAGAATGAAAGTGCATCAGGAAGTTTACGGAAGTTGTAGTATTTGTTGTAGGCAGTTGCCCCTACGAAACCTGAGATAATCCCTACAAATACCCCCATGTTAAGGGCTGGTGCCTCAAGTACGCTAATGAAGTAATCAGAAACCTTGATAGAGTTACCAAAAAGTGTTGATACCATTGCGTTAGGATCTTTCAACATATCACTGCTTACACTAAAGATTGTACCAGTGATACGGTTAATTAAGATGAAGGCAAGACCAGCGGCGAAAGCACCACCAGCGCGTTCTTTAGCCCAGCTTCCTCCAATTGCTAGGGCAAACAAAATGTGAAGGTTACCGATAACCCCCCAACCAATTTGCTCAAGGATTCCTCCTGTAATTACTAGAGGGGCAAGATTTGGGTCAATCAATGCAAGCGACTTACCGATTGAAATCATCAATCCAGCCGCTGGCATAACAGCGATAACCACCATCAAAGCCTTACCGAATTTTTGCCAAAACTCGAAAGACAAGACATTTTTGAATGTATCTTTCATCATTCAAATCTCCTTTATTTTTATTTAGGCAAACGTTTTACGAAAACGTTTGCACTTTTTATATTTCAATTATACCACTTTAATTTTTTTTGTAAAGGCTTTTATAAAAAAAAGTAGACTTTTTTCTAAAATTTTTGTAGTAAAAAAGGAGATAGTAAAATCTCCTCAAATGTACTTCTATTTTATTTTAGATTTTCAAGAATCGGCGCATAGAAATTCCTGATCCAATTGAACCGATAAAAATGCCAAGCACAAATAATAAAGCAATCATCAGTGGGCTGAATACCTCTGGTGATATCATTGAAAGGTTCTGACCGACTAATGACTTATTAACCGATTGGTAAACCATTTGATATACAATGAA
This window of the Streptococcus sp. 116-D4 genome carries:
- a CDS encoding PTS transporter subunit IIBC; the protein is MMKDTFKNVLSFEFWQKFGKALMVVIAVMPAAGLMISIGKSLALIDPNLAPLVITGGILEQIGWGVIGNLHILFALAIGGSWAKERAGGAFAAGLAFILINRITGTIFSVSSDMLKDPNAMVSTLFGNSIKVSDYFISVLEAPALNMGVFVGIISGFVGATAYNKYYNFRKLPDALSFFNGKRFVPFVVILRSAIAAIVLAAFWPVVQTGINNFGIWIANSQETAPVLAPFLYGTLERLLLPFGLHHMLTIPMNYTALGGTYDVLTGAAKGTQVFGQDPLWLAWVTDLVNLKSTDASHYQTLLDTVHPARFKVGQMIGSFGILMGVIVAIYRNVDADKKHKYKGMMIATALATFLTGVTEPIEYMFMFVATPLYLVYSLVQGAAFAMADIVNLRVHSFGSIEFLTRTPLAFNAGLGMDIINFVWVTVLFAVIMYFIANFMIQKFNYATPGRNGNYETAEGSEEASSEVKVAAGSQAVNIINLLGGRANIVDVDACMTRLRVTVKDADRVGDAEQWKAEGAMGLVMKGQGVQAIYGPKADVLKSDIQDILDSGEIIPETLPSQMTEAQQNTVHFKGLTEVVYSVADGQVVALEQVKDPVFSQKMMGDGFAVEPANGNIVSPVSGTVSSIFPTKHALGLVTEAGLEVLVHIGLDTVSLEGKPFTVHVTEGQKVAAGDQLVTADLDAIRAAGRETSTVVVFTNADAIKSVKLEQTGSLAAKTAVAKVEL
- a CDS encoding endonuclease/exonuclease/phosphatase family protein, whose amino-acid sequence is MKFLTLNTHSWMEKEAEEKFQLLLEDILDKDYDLICFQEINQEITSPKVEVNDFYQALPAAEPIHQDHYVRLLVEKLSEQGKDYYWTWAYNHIGYDRYHEGVAILSKTPIEAREILVSDVDDPTDYHTRRVALAETVVDGKDLAVASVHLSWWDKGFQEEWARFEAVLKELNKPLLLAGDFNNPAGQEGYQAILASPLGLQDAFEVAQEKSGSYTVPPEIDGWKGNTEPLRIDYVFTTKELAVENLHVVFNGNKSPQVSDHFGLNAILNWK